Proteins encoded by one window of Nicotiana tabacum cultivar K326 chromosome 10, ASM71507v2, whole genome shotgun sequence:
- the LOC107767067 gene encoding uncharacterized protein LOC107767067 isoform X2 has protein sequence MAYDNCSTLEPKRSHQWFMDGVEPELLPNKKQATEVPNHSSFTGLLSSNIAPWMNTSGFHSVPGQYAERHFDDESARSVNFDDRSVPSVGIGNVNVSRKVMEDSFGSDSSFGLSISHSMEDPRSGLNYGGIRKVKVNQVKEAENFMPVSMGDTYTRVISNAMSTDHAFTKAEDSCIAMGLSFNGGDDHMMSLGDTFNREDNNFISMGQPFNKVEGNSLSVSHPFCKDESNITMLSQSFSREDDSTISASHSFKDNNTAISMGQSFNNDDSNITSICQTLSKVADTNPPMSHCYSRVNDNTISVSQTYSKVEKNNLSMSQSFGRGESNIISFGGFNDDDDINSSGRLICSYDLLMSQSSGQQSDIMTGKRLVESNADTVTSATQMAGNKEVISKKEEQKAAKKPPSNSFPSNVRSLLSTGMLDGVSVKYIAWSREELRGIIKGSGYLCSCQSCNFSKAINAYEFERHAGCKTKHPNNHIYFENGKTIYGIVQELRNTPQDLLFEVIQTITGSSINQKSFRIWKESFLAATRELQRIYGKDEVRRLS, from the exons ATGGCTTATGATAACTGCTCCACGCTTGAGCCTAAACGTTCCCATCAATGGTTCATGGATGGTGTCGAGCCTGAATTGCTTCCCAACAAGAAGCAAGCCACTGAAGTACCTAATCATAGTTCGTTCACTGGACTTTTAAGTTCCAATATTGCTCCGTGGATGAACACTTCTGGTTTCCACTCAGTTCCAGGCCAATATGCAGAGAGGCACTTTGATGATGAAAGTGCAAGATCGGTCAACTTTGATGACAGAAGTGTTCCATCCGTTGGCATTGGCAACGTTAATGTGTCTAGAAAGGTGATGGAAGATTCATTTGGAAGTGATTCCTCATTTGGTTTATCCATATCCCATTCAATGGAGGATCCTAGATCAGGTCTTAACTATGGTGGTATCAGAAAGGTCAAAGTCAACCAGGTGAAGGAGGCTGAGAATTTCATGCCTGTGTCAATGGGTGATACCTACACCAGAGTGATCAGCAATGCAATGTCAACAGATCATGCTTTTACTAAGGCTGAGGATAGTTGCATAGCTATGGGGCTCTCTTTTAACGGAGGCGATGATCATATGATGTCATTAGGGGACACCTTTAATAGGGAGGATAACAACTTCATATCTATGGGTCAACCTTTTAACAAAGTGGAGGGCAACTCACTATCAGTGAGTCACCCTTTCTGTAAAGATGAAAGCAATATTACCATGCTGAGTCAAAGTTTTAGCAGAGAGGATGATAGCACTATATCAGCGAGTCACTCATTCAAGGACAATAATACTGCTATATCAATGGGTCAGTCATtcaataatgatgatagcaataTTACTTCAATTTGCCAAACTCTTAGTAAGGTCGCTGACACCAATCCACCCATGAGCCACTGCTACAGCAGAGTCAATGACAATACAATATCAGTGAGTCAGACCTATAGCAAAGTTGAAAAGAATAATTTGTCAATGAGCCAATCTTTTGGCAGGGGAGAAAGCAATATCATATCTTTTGGTGGATTCAATGATGATGACGATATAAATTCTTCTGGAAGGCTGATTTGCAGTTATGACTTATTAATGAGTCAGTCTTCAGGCCAACAATCGGATATTATGACTGGAAAGCGATTGGTTGAGTCAAATGCCGATACAGTTACAAGTGCTACTCAAATGGCTGGCAATAAGGAAGTTATTTCTAAAAAGGAGGAGCAGAAAGCAGCTAAAAAGCCTCCTTCGAACAGCTTCCCTTCAAATGTGAGAAGCTTGCTCTCAACTGGTATGTTAGATGGAGTATCTGTCAAGTATATAGCTTGGTCTAGAGAG GAGCTCCGTGGTATTATAAAAGGTTCTGGTTACCTCTGTAGCTGTCAGTCATGTAACTTTTCCAAG GCAATTAATGCTTATGAGTTTGAGCGCCATGCCGGTTGTAAGACAAAACACCCTAATAATCATATATACTTTGAAAATGGGAAGACAATCTATGGGATTGTTCAGGAGCTCAGGAACACACCTCAggatttattatttgaagttattcaGACAATTACTGGATCGTCTATTAACCAAAAATCATTTCGCATCTGGAAAG AATCTTTTCTAGCTGCGACACGTGAACTTCAGCGTATATATGGGAAGGATGAGGTCAGGCGACTGTCATAA
- the LOC107767067 gene encoding uncharacterized protein LOC107767067 isoform X1 — protein MAYDNCSTLEPKRSHQWFMDGVEPELLPNKKQATEVPNHSSFTGLLSSNIAPWMNTSGFHSVPGQYAERHFDDESARSVNFDDRSVPSVGIGNVNVSRKVMEDSFGSDSSFGLSISHSMEDPRSGLNYGGIRKVKVNQVKEAENFMPVSMGDTYTRVISNAMSTDHAFTKAEDSCIAMGLSFNGGDDHMMSLGDTFNREDNNFISMGQPFNKVEGNSLSVSHPFCKDESNITMLSQSFSREDDSTISASHSFKDNNTAISMGQSFNNDDSNITSICQTLSKVADTNPPMSHCYSRVNDNTISVSQTYSKVEKNNLSMSQSFGRGESNIISFGGFNDDDDINSSGRLICSYDLLMSQSSGQQSDIMTGKRLVESNADTVTSATQMAGNKEVISKKEEQKAAKKPPSNSFPSNVRSLLSTGMLDGVSVKYIAWSREKELRGIIKGSGYLCSCQSCNFSKAINAYEFERHAGCKTKHPNNHIYFENGKTIYGIVQELRNTPQDLLFEVIQTITGSSINQKSFRIWKESFLAATRELQRIYGKDEVRRLS, from the exons ATGGCTTATGATAACTGCTCCACGCTTGAGCCTAAACGTTCCCATCAATGGTTCATGGATGGTGTCGAGCCTGAATTGCTTCCCAACAAGAAGCAAGCCACTGAAGTACCTAATCATAGTTCGTTCACTGGACTTTTAAGTTCCAATATTGCTCCGTGGATGAACACTTCTGGTTTCCACTCAGTTCCAGGCCAATATGCAGAGAGGCACTTTGATGATGAAAGTGCAAGATCGGTCAACTTTGATGACAGAAGTGTTCCATCCGTTGGCATTGGCAACGTTAATGTGTCTAGAAAGGTGATGGAAGATTCATTTGGAAGTGATTCCTCATTTGGTTTATCCATATCCCATTCAATGGAGGATCCTAGATCAGGTCTTAACTATGGTGGTATCAGAAAGGTCAAAGTCAACCAGGTGAAGGAGGCTGAGAATTTCATGCCTGTGTCAATGGGTGATACCTACACCAGAGTGATCAGCAATGCAATGTCAACAGATCATGCTTTTACTAAGGCTGAGGATAGTTGCATAGCTATGGGGCTCTCTTTTAACGGAGGCGATGATCATATGATGTCATTAGGGGACACCTTTAATAGGGAGGATAACAACTTCATATCTATGGGTCAACCTTTTAACAAAGTGGAGGGCAACTCACTATCAGTGAGTCACCCTTTCTGTAAAGATGAAAGCAATATTACCATGCTGAGTCAAAGTTTTAGCAGAGAGGATGATAGCACTATATCAGCGAGTCACTCATTCAAGGACAATAATACTGCTATATCAATGGGTCAGTCATtcaataatgatgatagcaataTTACTTCAATTTGCCAAACTCTTAGTAAGGTCGCTGACACCAATCCACCCATGAGCCACTGCTACAGCAGAGTCAATGACAATACAATATCAGTGAGTCAGACCTATAGCAAAGTTGAAAAGAATAATTTGTCAATGAGCCAATCTTTTGGCAGGGGAGAAAGCAATATCATATCTTTTGGTGGATTCAATGATGATGACGATATAAATTCTTCTGGAAGGCTGATTTGCAGTTATGACTTATTAATGAGTCAGTCTTCAGGCCAACAATCGGATATTATGACTGGAAAGCGATTGGTTGAGTCAAATGCCGATACAGTTACAAGTGCTACTCAAATGGCTGGCAATAAGGAAGTTATTTCTAAAAAGGAGGAGCAGAAAGCAGCTAAAAAGCCTCCTTCGAACAGCTTCCCTTCAAATGTGAGAAGCTTGCTCTCAACTGGTATGTTAGATGGAGTATCTGTCAAGTATATAGCTTGGTCTAGAGAG AAGGAGCTCCGTGGTATTATAAAAGGTTCTGGTTACCTCTGTAGCTGTCAGTCATGTAACTTTTCCAAG GCAATTAATGCTTATGAGTTTGAGCGCCATGCCGGTTGTAAGACAAAACACCCTAATAATCATATATACTTTGAAAATGGGAAGACAATCTATGGGATTGTTCAGGAGCTCAGGAACACACCTCAggatttattatttgaagttattcaGACAATTACTGGATCGTCTATTAACCAAAAATCATTTCGCATCTGGAAAG AATCTTTTCTAGCTGCGACACGTGAACTTCAGCGTATATATGGGAAGGATGAGGTCAGGCGACTGTCATAA
- the LOC107767069 gene encoding WAT1-related protein At2g37460-like: protein MKAVSELFIRSKPFIAVIFLQFGLAGMDILTKMALNEGMSNYVFVVYRHAVATLAIAPFAIILDKKIRPKMTLSIFTKLVLLSILEPVIDQNLYSIGLKYTTATFAAAMCNILPAITFIMAWIFRLERVKLTSIRSQAKIIGTVATVAGAMIMTLVRGPVIELFWTKGNSSHESQSGGLNLSHAIKGSLMITIGCFSWAAFMILQAITLRTYPAELSLTAWICLLGTAEGAIVAMVMERGKAAVWAIKWDTKFLAAVYSGIFCSGLAYYIQGVIMKDRGPVFVTAFNPLSMVIVAILSSFILREQMNLGRVLGAVVIVLGLYIVLWGKSKDQKSPSADEQAIPTQETTHENKIDKENLSQTIIHISPSRGTTVTKDERI, encoded by the exons ATGAAGGCAGTAAGTGAACTATTCATTAGATCAAAACCCTTTATTGCtgtcatttttcttcaatttggGCTAGCAGGCATGGATATCCTCACCAAAATGGCATTGAATGAAGGGATGAGCAACTATGTATTTGTTGTGTACCGCCACGCAGTAGCCACTCTGGCTATTGCTCCTTTTGCAATAATTCTAGACAA GAAAATAAGACCAAAGATGACTCTCTCAATATTCACTAAGTTGGTACTTCTTAGCATACTGGA GCCAGTCATCGACCAGAATCTCTACTCTATTGGCCTGAAATACACAACAGCAACTTTTGCAGCTGCAATGTGCAACATACTTCCCGCCATTACTTTTATAATGGCCTGGATATTCAG GCTTGAGAGGGTGAAGCTTACAAGCATTCGCAGCCAAGCCAAAATAATCGGGACTGTCGCCACAGTTGCAGGAGCCATGATCATGACGCTGGTACGAGGTCCAGTCATTGAACTATTTTGGACAAAAGGAAATTCCAGTCATGAATCTCAAAGTGGTGGGTTAAATCTAAGCCATGCTATCAAAGGTTCCCTCATGATAACAATTGGGTGCTTCAGTTGGGCAGCATTCATGATTTTGCAG GCAATCACACTGCGGACCTACCCTGCAGAGCTCTCACTCACTGCTTGGATATGCTTGTTGGGAACAGCTGAGGGAGCTATAGTAGCGATGGTAATGGAGAGAGGAAAAGCTGCAGTGTGGGCCATAAAATGGGACACTAAGTTTCTTGCAGCTGTATACAGT GGAATATTCTGTTCAGGGCTCGCGTATTACATCCAAGGAGTAATAATGAAAGATAGGGGCCCTGTTTTCGTCACAGCTTTCAATCCATTAAGCATGGTTATTGTAGCTATACTGAGTTCATTCATTCTACGTGAACAAATGAACCTGGGAAG GGTACTTGGTGCTGTTGTGATCGTTTTAGGCCTTTACATTGTCCTGTGGGGTAAAAGCAAGGATCAAAAATCTCCATCAGCCGATGAACAAGCAATACCAACACAGGAAACGACACATGAAAACAAAATTGACAAGGAAAATTTAAGTCAGACAATTATCCACATCAGTCCATCAAGAGGAACAACTGTTACCAAAGATGAAAGAATATAA